A single window of Merismopedia glauca CCAP 1448/3 DNA harbors:
- a CDS encoding photosystem II reaction center protein L — translation MPERMRNPNAQPVELNRTSLYLGLLLIFVLGILFSSYFFN, via the coding sequence ATGCCAGAAAGAATGCGTAATCCTAATGCTCAGCCTGTCGAATTAAATCGGACTTCTCTGTACTTAGGATTACTCCTGATCTTTGTTTTAGGAATTTTGTTTTCCAGTTACTTTTTCAACTAA
- a CDS encoding lysylphosphatidylglycerol synthase transmembrane domain-containing protein, translating into MTQNDVKKPKSSWKSRLGWLVWGVVIFFLVKVGKDRAQEVAGIKITSQGWIYLAIAFGFTLLAHIWSGLVWGKILRYFQQPLPYSWLLRVYLKTNIAKYLPGNIWHYYGRISAIQEAGGTLEVATFSVLLEPLLMAAAAIIIALSGNNSVNRVWQILSLLGVILAVHPRVLNPLMQLLAKFKGKADASLKLQSYPVLPLLGEMGFVGLRGTGFVFALLAFTAIIPSQIPQILSGFSWAWLLGLIIPGAPGGIGVFEATAIAILQPLFSPGLLLSVVAIFRVVSLLAEVVAAGLAVVGDVGLRISKE; encoded by the coding sequence TTGACTCAAAATGATGTAAAAAAGCCTAAATCATCCTGGAAATCTCGACTAGGTTGGCTAGTTTGGGGAGTAGTAATATTTTTCTTAGTCAAAGTCGGTAAAGATCGCGCTCAAGAAGTCGCAGGTATCAAAATAACGAGCCAGGGATGGATTTATCTAGCTATAGCTTTTGGTTTCACTCTATTAGCTCATATTTGGTCGGGATTAGTTTGGGGTAAGATCTTACGGTACTTCCAGCAACCATTACCTTATAGCTGGCTATTAAGAGTTTACCTAAAAACCAATATTGCCAAATATTTACCAGGGAACATTTGGCACTACTACGGCAGAATTTCAGCGATTCAAGAAGCTGGAGGGACTTTGGAAGTCGCTACTTTCAGCGTTTTACTAGAACCGTTGTTAATGGCTGCGGCGGCTATAATTATAGCTTTGTCAGGGAATAACTCAGTGAATCGGGTGTGGCAAATATTGTCTTTGCTAGGGGTGATATTAGCCGTACATCCTAGAGTTTTAAATCCCTTAATGCAACTGTTAGCCAAATTTAAAGGAAAAGCAGATGCCTCTTTAAAATTGCAAAGCTATCCTGTATTGCCGTTATTGGGAGAAATGGGATTTGTAGGGTTGCGGGGAACTGGGTTTGTGTTTGCGCTTCTGGCTTTTACTGCTATTATCCCCAGTCAAATTCCCCAGATTTTGAGTGGATTTAGTTGGGCATGGCTGCTGGGATTGATTATACCAGGTGCGCCAGGTGGAATAGGGGTTTTTGAGGCAACGGCGATCGCTATTTTGCAACCTCTTTTTTCTCCAGGTTTGTTGTTGAGTGTGGTGGCGATCTTTCGGGTGGTGAGTTTATTAGCTGAGGTGGTAGCTGCGGGATTAGCAGTAGTAGGAGATGTTGGTTTGAGGATCTCAAAAGAGTGA
- a CDS encoding NAD(P)H-quinone oxidoreductase subunit 4 yields MTSEFPWLTAIIAIPLVACAPLPLIPAKDGKIVRWYALGVALLDLVLTIYAFWQHYNLQTLEFQLAETYSWIPQLGLNWSVAVDGLSMPLIVLACLVNSLAILAAWDVKRQPRLFYGLMLVMYSAQIGVFAAQDLLMFFLMWELELVPVYLLISIWGGQKRQYAATKFILYTALASIFILVAALAMAFYGDTITFDMAALGAKNYPILFELLVYAAFIVAFGVKLPIFPLHTWLPDAHSEASAPVSMILAGVLLKMGGYALIRMNVEMLPHAHIYFAPLLAILGTVNIIYGALAAFGQDNLKRRLACSSISHMGFVLIGISSFTALGMNGAMLQMISHGLISAYLFFLSGVTYERSHTLLMAKMGGVGKAMPKVFALFTAGAMASLALPGMSGFVSELTIFLGFASSDAYNGLFKGLIIFLAAVGLILTPIYLLSMLRRVFYGEQSSDFDTNSWFDARPREIFVTLCLLVPIIAIGLYPKLVTQTYDVKTVDVATHVGNTLPVLAQQSKALQLAKATLNAPEIIAEVRSKNQLVARENASQFY; encoded by the coding sequence ATGACATCTGAATTTCCTTGGCTAACTGCGATTATTGCAATACCGTTAGTTGCCTGCGCTCCGTTACCTTTAATACCAGCAAAAGACGGCAAAATAGTCCGTTGGTATGCATTAGGTGTAGCTTTATTAGACTTAGTTTTAACTATATATGCCTTTTGGCAGCACTATAACTTACAAACCCTAGAATTCCAGTTAGCTGAAACTTACAGTTGGATACCCCAGCTAGGTTTAAATTGGTCAGTAGCAGTTGATGGCTTATCGATGCCTCTAATTGTGCTAGCTTGCCTAGTAAATAGCTTAGCAATCTTAGCTGCCTGGGACGTGAAAAGACAACCCAGGCTATTTTATGGCTTAATGCTGGTGATGTACAGTGCCCAAATTGGGGTATTTGCGGCTCAAGACTTGCTGATGTTCTTTTTGATGTGGGAATTGGAGTTAGTCCCTGTATACTTGTTAATTTCGATTTGGGGCGGGCAAAAACGCCAATATGCTGCCACTAAATTTATTCTTTATACAGCCCTAGCTTCTATATTTATTTTGGTAGCTGCCTTAGCAATGGCATTCTACGGCGATACTATCACTTTTGATATGGCTGCTTTGGGAGCAAAAAACTACCCTATCTTATTTGAATTACTAGTCTACGCTGCTTTTATTGTGGCTTTTGGGGTTAAATTACCGATTTTCCCCCTGCATACCTGGTTGCCAGATGCTCATAGTGAGGCTTCAGCACCCGTTTCCATGATTTTGGCAGGTGTACTTTTAAAAATGGGTGGATACGCTCTGATTAGGATGAATGTGGAAATGTTACCCCATGCCCACATCTATTTTGCTCCACTTTTAGCCATATTAGGTACTGTGAATATCATATATGGAGCATTAGCCGCTTTTGGACAAGATAATCTCAAACGGAGGTTAGCTTGCTCTTCTATTTCTCATATGGGCTTTGTTTTGATTGGTATTAGTTCATTTACCGCTTTGGGAATGAATGGAGCCATGTTACAGATGATTTCCCACGGTTTAATTTCTGCTTACTTATTCTTTCTGTCTGGCGTAACTTACGAACGCTCTCACACCCTACTGATGGCAAAAATGGGCGGAGTCGGGAAAGCAATGCCTAAAGTATTTGCTCTATTTACGGCTGGTGCAATGGCTTCTTTAGCTTTACCTGGGATGAGCGGATTTGTCAGCGAATTGACGATATTCCTAGGTTTTGCTAGCAGTGATGCTTACAATGGCTTGTTCAAAGGTTTAATTATCTTTTTAGCTGCCGTTGGTTTAATTTTGACTCCTATCTATCTACTTTCGATGCTCAGACGAGTATTTTACGGCGAACAAAGTTCTGATTTCGATACCAATTCATGGTTTGATGCTAGACCAAGAGAAATATTTGTAACTTTGTGCTTGCTAGTACCTATCATCGCAATTGGATTGTATCCCAAACTTGTGACTCAAACATATGATGTGAAAACTGTAGATGTGGCTACTCATGTGGGAAATACTCTACCAGTTTTAGCTCAGCAATCAAAAGCGTTGCAACTTGCTAAAGCGACTTTGAATGCTCCAGAAATCATCGCCGAAGTCAGAAGTAAAAATCAGTTGGTAGCTAGGGAAAACGCATCTCAATTTTATTGA
- the psbE gene encoding cytochrome b559 subunit alpha — MSGVTGERPFSDIVTSIRYWVIHSITIPALFIAGWLFVSTGLAYDVFGTPRPNEYFTQPQQELPLVSDRFSSKQQIDQFVDNK, encoded by the coding sequence ATGTCAGGAGTTACAGGGGAACGACCATTTTCCGATATTGTGACTAGTATCCGTTATTGGGTAATTCACAGTATTACCATTCCAGCCTTATTTATTGCTGGGTGGCTATTTGTGAGTACTGGTTTGGCATATGATGTTTTCGGGACTCCCCGTCCTAATGAATATTTCACCCAACCTCAACAAGAATTACCACTGGTATCAGACCGCTTTAGCTCTAAGCAACAGATTGACCAATTTGTAGATAATAAATAG
- the psbF gene encoding cytochrome b559 subunit beta, with product MTNTPNQPVSYPIFTVRWLSVHALAVPSVFFIGAITAMQFIKP from the coding sequence ATGACAAATACTCCTAATCAACCAGTTTCTTATCCGATTTTTACAGTTAGATGGTTGTCAGTTCACGCCCTAGCAGTACCTTCAGTATTTTTCATCGGTGCGATTACTGCTATGCAATTTATTAAACCATAG
- a CDS encoding photosystem II reaction center protein J, giving the protein MSGSGRIPLWVVATVAGMGVLVVVGTFFYGAYVGLGSAGS; this is encoded by the coding sequence ATGTCTGGAAGCGGTAGAATTCCTTTGTGGGTAGTAGCCACTGTTGCTGGTATGGGAGTCTTAGTAGTAGTCGGAACATTTTTCTACGGAGCTTATGTAGGTCTAGGTTCGGCAGGTTCGTAA